The sequence CCactgtgtcccagctccctccagTTTGTGCTCTCAGGGACATAGGAGTTGTTACTATGAAGAAAGGAAGGTGGGGAGAGGGACATTTCCCTGTTCCCATCTCTCCTTTCCCTGTGGAAGGTGGGGAGTGATGCACAGCCCAGGTCaggcacacagctctgctgctgctgcattctctgcatctgctgctccctgcagcctccagacTGGAGCTCTCTCCACCCCATCTGCATGGGCTTACACTGGAGCTTGTACTTGCAGAAGCAGAGGCAGGAATTCTTCAGGCTTGCTCAAAACAATTCCATTAGTCCAACATCTGGagtcagagcagctgtgctgtaGAGATGGGGTGactctttattttattttattcacaCCCCAAAGCCAGGCCCTTTATGTTTATGCTGCTGCTTTTACCTTGGCACCCCTCAGTCAGCAAACTCAGGGTCTCTGCAGGGTGAGTGCAGTGAtggagcccagcagcacagctgagctcagGGGGCTGCTCAGGTCAGGGTTTGCCACCAGAGATGAGGATGggctctcctctctccccaccaaccctgcctgccctgcagaaACGGTGCCATTTCCATTCTCACCGCCACATGGGTGCTCCCTGCACATTTCTAGGGGTGTTCACTGTCATGGGAGCCATtcctgggtgggaagggacttGTCCACAGCTCCATGAGAATATCAAGGTGACACATGCTCAgtgagctcctgctcctgtaAGGCTCTTGGAAAGGATGAGGGAGGCTCCAgccctcagggcacagcaccCCTGGAATGGATGGAAGCAGAAAGTTGCCCCTTTCCAGACATGTGAGCTGTGTTTGTGCACtgatttctgctttctctgctctGTGAAACAGGAGCTGGAAGCCTTATATTGCTTTAAAGTGAGGAATGGATGTAATGAGAGGAGAAGCCCTCCAGAAACCCATTTAGGAACAAATTTTATTCTGTGCTCCTACCTCAGAATTAATTTTCATTGTTTCCTCGGTGTGGTAGAGTAGAAGCTTCTGGCCAGAAGAGGTGAGATTAACATACACCTGCAGGCAGGGGTACTGAGAGATTTTCCAGCACTCTGGGCCGCAGTTAAATGAGCAGTTAAAGGTTTCTGTGATGGATGCATTGAGCAGTGAGCACTGAGTCTCTTCTGTCCAGACACTaagcagggaaaaaagagacattAGAGCATGGCAAGAATAGGCAAATAAACACTAAAGCCATCTCAGGATTCCCATCAGAGACAGACTGGGGGCATCTTGCAGGAGAGGCCACGTGTTGCAGCAAAGCCTGGGCTGTCTCATGCCACACACCACAGACAGTTTAGCCTTTGGGCACAGAATTACCCAAAATCAATTACAAAATTACCCTATTCACTTATGCCTGTGTATAAATGGAAACTGAACTGGAACTTTGATGCTGGAGGAGGTGTATTTGAAAGGGTGTcagcagagggagaggaaaactgagcagcctgtgctggggagaGCACAACACGCACGGCGCTGCATGACAAGGCACCCTCAGCTGGGACTTGAGGGTTAACTCAAAGTCCAGGCCAATTTCAAGTGAGCACAATTTTGATTTGAACGTTAACTCAAAGTTCAGGTCAAGTTAAAGGTTGAGAGGACAATTTTGAACTAGCAGGGTATGATTCTCATACATGAAGATATAGGAGCTCTCAAGGGTTACCTCCTGCAGCTCTACCTGTGGCAAAGCTTTTCCTAGTGGCAGCTGGCTCGCTTTTCTGTGAGTTAAGTCAGTGGCTGTAACTTTTCTGCAGGATTTCATCTCATCTCCAATTCACCAGAGACTAAAACTGGAACGATGGGGCCTGGCTGTGCACTAGCAATGCTCACTGGCATGTATTTAAAAATCTGCAGCTGTGTTTTCCTTGGGGAAAGGGCACACTGCACTGAGGGGTCTGCAAAAAGCCCTTTGTGGGCTGGGGGAAGGTTTCACCCAGGGCTCTCCTTTAAGGGTGCTCAGCCCCTCAGCTCAAACCCCCAAGGTCTGCCCTGCCATGAAAGGGATGAGGGTCTGCCTGCCCCTCAAAAAACCTGTGAGGGGCTTTACATAGTAAGTGATACCAAAGATTTCTGCCTAATTCTAATGCTGTTTTACTTAAGCAGTAATTCTGCTTGTATATTCAGTTTTACATTTATATTAAGTTATGCTATGTTTTCTGGGGGGAAATtgaatgaaaggatttttttcaccCTCCCAGGCAGTATTTGTTGGAGGGGTGCTGCTGTAAAAGAGAATAACCCCTGAGGAAATCTGTCTGTGTGGAAAAAAGTGACAGCAAAGGCTCCTGGGCTGTCTTCTCCTCACTTTCACCTTTCTGGCTGCTGTTTTATTCATGCAGGGGGGTAATAAAGTAACACCTACCTACCACAGACTTGTGAAGATAGAATAGTTGATACTTTGGAGGTGTTTTGATATCAtctggcaattttttttcacatatcATATAATATAAATCAACTCTTTCCACGTGAGCAATTTTGACCTTAGCAGCCTCTGCAATTGACCCTGATATTGCTGAAAGATCTGGGAGAGCAATTTGGAATAGAAAATGCTCTTGGATACTTAACAGGTCTTGATCTCAGTTTTCAAAATCGAAATTCTGCCTTGATTTAAAAAGGGACAAATAACTTTATCATATGAATAAGATGCTTGCAAATCAGTACAGCTCATCCTCATCTGTATTCCTCATCACTGCAGGGTCAAGAGGGAACATTCTCATGCAGGTGCACCAGTATAACTGAGGATGCTCACACCAGTTAGCTGTAGGCACTTCTTGCATGTGCCTAAAGAAGAAGCCTGTGGTGTTTAACCCAAGATGTTCCAGGTATGTGCCCCTGCCTTAGCATGGTTTGGGACATGACAGAGTAATATTTTGATCCCCAGTTACACATTTTTCATTCTCTTAACTCTACCAATCAGggcaggaaaaaacccatcaCTGACAGTCTTACTGCAGTCTGTGCTGGATTTTAAATAGGGCTGATGCTTGAAAACTGATTACAAATGTTGTTAATGAATCACAGGCCGAGCTCTCTGCTTGGTGGCAGAGGAGGAAGCCAGAGACAGCCTCAGAAAAATTAAGTGCAGTGCAGGAATGATGGAAGATGGTCTTTTGCTTTCAGCAAATTGCTATCTTTCATGAGGATTTCAGTTGTTAAAATGAAAGTAATAACCGACATGGAAAACTACGTGCTACAAAGAGCTTGATTTCCTTCCCAAATTAATTCTCCATCTTTCATTTGGAAGTGTACTGTTTCTCAGggctgcaaaatattttttgctctTTTGTCCTGAGTCTgggctttgcagcagcagcccctgagaAGCTGATATGGTTCAGCAGACTGCAGGCCAGCTGATATGGATATTATACTGGTGTTAAACTGTGCCAAGTCTAAAGCCTGTGGATCGAGATTTTTGTCAAGCAGGGATCTAATTCTTCCCTCTCTTTATGCCACTATGACTCAAATTGCTttcactgtggctgtgcctAATTTACACTGGGGCAAGGAAGTGCAGAGTTTGTTTGACCAAATGAACAATTATAAACCTTTAATAGAAAGAGCCAAAAGAATAAGCCACATGCAGCCAGCTGGGGATGCAGGGttgagagcagggagagccatGGGGTTACCTTTGCATGTAGGAGCGCAGCAGGGTGATTCCCAGCAGGAAGTACATCATGATGGAGCACACCATcatggccagccccagcaggatggCACGGTCCTCTCCAGCTTTCAGGGCTGtcactgttttccttttgtccAGTAGGTCGTGATCCCTGATTTTTTGGTAAATATTTCTGAGGttgaaaattaaacatttttatgTGAAGTTCATGTTCAATCATCAATGCAGCCTCTAAAGGGTGGGCAGTCCCACCTCCATACCCATCTCATGGGAGAGAAAGGCTTAAAGGTCCTCTGATGTCCTTTTCCAACAGATTCACTCTGACCTGGTGCAAACTTATTCATCTCCAAAATAAATTACAGCCATTTCTGAAAAGGTGAAAACCCCTTACAGCAAATACAAGTATTAGACATTTGTGCCAGCTCAGTAAACACTTCTTTGGTACAGCCTCTTTGGCTCAGTAGAATTATCCCAGAGGTGCATTTGACCTGCCAGTGCCATCTCAGGCCACCAGAAGATATCCAGGTGTATGAGGTGTCTTTTGTCCAGCTGAATAGGGTAACAGGTCTTACATTACCACATGTAGGAAATAGCCTGAAGAAAGTCATCATTAATATTATCTGAAAGGACCATGCTCTCTTTTGATTCACTACAGGCTATTGGTTTGGGCAATTTTCCACCCTGAGTGTGACTCAAAGCTCATGAAACACTGTGGGGATTTTGCAATtgatttctgtgggtttttttgattgGGAGCTTATTTACTTTATTCATAAAACAGCTTTTTGGAAGCCCAGTTACTCATTACAGTGAAAACCCTCACAGAGAATTATCCACCAGAGCTATTTGTTCtgggatttaaaaaaagagaagaaaaaaaaaaaagaaaaagaagatacaACAAACCATTCCCCCTTCAGCAGAGAGTCCTTTGCATTTTCTAACCATAAGTCCTTCTTTCATCTCCGAGCCTTTGATGATTCAATGGGTCATGCGGACACAATGGTGGAGAAGGAAATACTTGAGTACATTTCAAACACACTCAAACTTTGTGGGTTTAAAATGTACTTACAGACCTGAGGCTGGTCAAAATCTCCTGTGCTTCCTGTTATGGTTCTTTTGAATCATCCAGGCAGCACCCGAAGcacagctctgagccctggcACCACCATAACATGGACACAGTAGGACACGTGGGAGGAGTTCCTCTTCCACTGTCTGCAAAATGGCAGGTCAACATGGCAGGTCAAATGAGCAACATCAACGTCACTTTGGCCTCTAGCAAACCCTCCACTCCTTTCAGCTGAAGCCACCAAGTTTCACTCACccgtggggaaaaaaaaataaaaaatcactgAGTCAGGTCAACCAGAGAACTTACATTGGCTATTAAGGATAAAGAAATAGAGATAAGACAGATGTGAAATCGTACATAAACACAGTAGATGCAACAGCAAAAAATATGTTTAATCATAGACTCCCTGAGACTGGAATTGAGTTTCTATTTAGATGATGAGTCATAGCCAGGAAAAGCACATATGGTGTGGGGTTTTATAGCAAAAATGTTGCTTAGACAGTACTGCAGTCAAGTCTCCTGTACCTAACAACCCTTGAGGTTTCTTTATCCAACTGCAGTTGACATCTTTAGGTGTCCATGGTTTCTCTTCAAAACCATCCTTTAGAGCTTGTCAGTATTTTCTTGTTTGGAAATGAAATGATAATTCTGCCTGTCAAGGTTTTCTCTGCTGTtcgggaaaaaaaataatatattgtgAACTGGCAGATGCAATTGCCTTCAAAGAAGTAATGTAGAGTCATAATCTAATGCTActtttctattattatttatCAAAGTGTATTTAACTGCTGCCGTTAGGATTTGCATTGCTCCCAAATGGAagcaggcaggaaggcagagaCTGTCATGCAGTTCCAGCACATTAAACCAGCACACAGCATAACTCATGGCAACGTGTAGGCATAAAACAGGCCCAGTGCAATCACTCACTAATGCCATTGGACATAAAAGGGATGCAAATGGACAATCTGAAAACAAATAACTAATTGAGATTGGTTACAAGTGCTTCCCATGTGGCCCTTAGCCAAGGAACACACCATCAGAGGCAAAAAAAGGATGGACTGAAAGGTGTGTAGTGAAAATGAGCTGCCTGGCAAAGGTGGCTGGTGACCACCTGCCAGGTGCATCCTCCAAGCTCACCTACTGGAGGAAATAAAGCTGAAGAAAGCTCTGCCTCAGAGGTCAGGCTTGGAGCACAGCTTCCATTGCTCTTCTGTAAATATTTGTTATTCAAAGCCCTGAACAACAGCAAAGTGATAGCCTGGTGCACCTCACTGAGGGCTTTTCCCCTGAATCCCTGCCAGGAGT comes from Agelaius phoeniceus isolate bAgePho1 chromosome 10, bAgePho1.hap1, whole genome shotgun sequence and encodes:
- the KCNMB2 gene encoding calcium-activated potassium channel subunit beta-2 isoform X3 is translated as MFIWTSGRGSTSYRHDEKRNIYQKIRDHDLLDKRKTVTALKAGEDRAILLGLAMMVCSIMMYFLLGITLLRSYMQSVWTEETQCSLLNASITETFNCSFNCGPECWKISQYPCLQVYVNLTSSGQKLLLYHTEETMKINSECSYIPKCGKNYEESMSLVNVVMENFRKYQRFSCFYDPEGVQKNVILTKLYSSNVLFHSLVWPTCMMIGGVAIVAMVKLTQYLSLLCERIQRISR
- the KCNMB2 gene encoding calcium-activated potassium channel subunit beta-2 isoform X2, with translation MRGKISLSHPIEISILGTAAPLLLRNIYQKIRDHDLLDKRKTVTALKAGEDRAILLGLAMMVCSIMMYFLLGITLLRSYMQSVWTEETQCSLLNASITETFNCSFNCGPECWKISQYPCLQVYVNLTSSGQKLLLYHTEETMKINSECSYIPKCGKNYEESMSLVNVVMENFRKYQRFSCFYDPEGVQKNVILTKLYSSNVLFHSLVWPTCMMIGGVAIVAMVKLTQYLSLLCERIQRISR